The Mucilaginibacter gracilis genomic interval GTTTTATACTCGCGCCAATTGTTCCATTTGGTTACCGAAGGTTGGGTTATGGCCGCCATTCCGTTTTATATACTGCTTGGTTTACTCAGCGGGTTGGTTACCGTTTATATTGCCAAAGTTGGTGGAGGCCTTGAAAAAGGAATTCTTAAAAACTATAATCGCTACCAACGGGCCATTGCCGGCGGCCTGATGCTTGGCCTGCTGATATTGATTTTCCCGCCGCTATTAGGCGAAGGTTACCATTACATGCAAGAGGTTTTAAACGGTAATATTGATGCATTAAAAGAGCAATCCTTATTTCCCGATCTGCTATCGCAGCCCTTGGTTATGATACTGTTTATTGCCAGCCTGGTGTTTGTTAAAATTATAGCTGCCGGTATTACTATAGGTTCGGGTGGTAACGGCGGTACTTTTGCACCATCAATGTTTACGGGCGCGTTTTTGGGTTTGCTGGTAGCCTTTACGGTAAACCAAACCGGGTTAATACACCTAAACACCAGTAATTTTATAGCCGTTGGTATGGCCGGAGCCATAAGCGGAGTAATGCACGCGCCACTTACCGCAATATTTTTGATAGCCGAAATTACCGGCGGTTACATTTTGTTTATTCCCTTGATGATTGTTTCGGCCATGTCGTATATCATATCAAGGGCGTTCAATCCGCATAACATGTACTGGCATCATTTAATCACCGAGAAAAACATTCACCCCGGTGCCGACCATAGCATGCTTGATGCCATTAGCCTTAAAAGTATGGTAAACAATGAGTATGCTGTTATTAATAAAGACACCACGCTTAAAATGCTGTTTAAACTGGTTGCCGAAACCACTACCAGTATTTTTGCCGTATTGAGTACAGAAGGCAAGCTTGAAGGCATTGTTTTTTTGAGCGATGTGCGCAAATACATGTTTTCGGTAGCCGACGAAAATATGCCTGTGGCTGATGTAATGGTAATTCCACCAGCCATTATAAACGATAACGAGTCGATAAGCTATGTGATGGATGTGTTTGATACTTACGGCGTATGGCACCTGCCGGTAGTTAAAAACGGACTATTTATAGGCTTTATATCAAAATCGGCACTGTTTGTGCGTTACCGCGAAGTAATGTTAAAACAGCATAAAGAGGCCGATATATTTGCACCGAGGGAAGAGGTGAAGTAAATAACACCGTTATATTAATCGTATAATGAAGGGATAGTCTTTAGCCACAACTCTTAAGTTCTAAGTCAAAAAAATAATCTAACTTTTAACTCAAGACTTAGTACTATTAACTTAACACTACTTATGTTTTATCTCCTCAATTCAGCATCTTCGTAATCAATAGTAATGTCTTCTTCAAAAATTTTGCTGTTATAATCATCATCGTATTTCTGTTTTATTTTCATCAAAATTTCTGTTGTAACATCCATACCACCACCATTTTTTGCATTAATTTTAATCATGTCAATGGTATAAATCGGCCCCCAGGGTAAGCCCCACCAACCAAATAACAACGAGCGTATATTATATGAAAGCCGATACTTTGAAATC includes:
- a CDS encoding chloride channel protein, encoding MFKSIFLAINNWRLTRNGQKNFLLYGSAVVGLIGGLAAVLLKYLVHLMEDVSLNISGHLFHILYIFLPAVGILLTVAYQHLINRDKIEKGIGSVLANVKTNRSNIAFNNIYSHLITSSLTVGFGGSSGLEAPIVCTGAAIGSNTGQFFRLSPFEKTVLLASGSAAGIAAVFNSPIAGVLFAIEILIGEISIPTFIPLLIASATGVVVAKVLYSRQLFHLVTEGWVMAAIPFYILLGLLSGLVTVYIAKVGGGLEKGILKNYNRYQRAIAGGLMLGLLILIFPPLLGEGYHYMQEVLNGNIDALKEQSLFPDLLSQPLVMILFIASLVFVKIIAAGITIGSGGNGGTFAPSMFTGAFLGLLVAFTVNQTGLIHLNTSNFIAVGMAGAISGVMHAPLTAIFLIAEITGGYILFIPLMIVSAMSYIISRAFNPHNMYWHHLITEKNIHPGADHSMLDAISLKSMVNNEYAVINKDTTLKMLFKLVAETTTSIFAVLSTEGKLEGIVFLSDVRKYMFSVADENMPVADVMVIPPAIINDNESISYVMDVFDTYGVWHLPVVKNGLFIGFISKSALFVRYREVMLKQHKEADIFAPREEVK